In one window of Chryseobacterium viscerum DNA:
- a CDS encoding RsiV family protein: MKNTIAVIALSSFLAVTACKKNEKTGPAEKTENKTAEGFVVDSVKVNDSTKITDSLKVSYTSKLLVFPSLKDKKLLDSIYFQNEKIKDFSKAGLQAYLDKEKNDYFNSIKNDNKDWVSDVTYAQNWYSSSHMNLISNTNNYMHIQYVRSGYEGGAHDNYGFSERVFDLKNSKKLELKDITSMPKNKIEAILMKNIDKINSGTMDGDGEVKNSEMLLVEKIPASDNFYFDDKNLYFHYSPYEIAAFAAGDITIPVSWEDLKGTLNAEFKERMKIK; this comes from the coding sequence ATGAAAAATACGATTGCTGTTATAGCATTATCTTCTTTCCTTGCAGTGACGGCCTGTAAAAAAAATGAAAAGACAGGGCCGGCAGAAAAAACAGAAAATAAAACCGCTGAAGGATTTGTGGTAGACTCTGTGAAAGTGAATGATTCTACAAAGATTACAGATTCTTTAAAAGTGAGTTATACTTCAAAACTGTTGGTTTTTCCTTCATTAAAAGATAAAAAGCTATTAGACAGCATCTATTTCCAGAATGAAAAAATCAAAGACTTTTCCAAAGCAGGGCTTCAGGCTTATCTTGATAAAGAAAAGAATGATTATTTCAATTCTATAAAAAATGATAATAAAGATTGGGTTTCAGATGTTACTTATGCCCAGAATTGGTATTCAAGCTCACATATGAATTTGATTTCCAATACCAACAATTATATGCATATTCAGTATGTAAGAAGCGGATACGAAGGCGGAGCCCATGACAACTATGGTTTTTCAGAAAGAGTTTTTGATCTTAAAAACAGTAAAAAATTAGAACTGAAAGATATTACTTCAATGCCTAAAAATAAAATTGAAGCTATTCTGATGAAAAATATCGATAAAATCAACAGTGGAACAATGGATGGTGATGGAGAAGTAAAAAACTCAGAAATGCTGCTGGTTGAGAAAATTCCGGCATCCGATAACTTCTATTTTGATGATAAAAACCTGTATTTCCATTACAGTCCCTATGAAATTGCCGCTTTTGCAGCCGGAGATATTACAATTCCTGTTTCATGGGAAGACCTGAAAGGAACTTTAAATGCTGAATTTAAAGAAAGAATGAAAATTAAGTAA
- a CDS encoding DUF3857 domain-containing protein, translated as MMKFLILGALSTASLYFAQSYPASAIPENLKKNANVVIRKDFTTAQINKIDQIKYQYNTVTTVLNKDGNDQAAAYIPYDKSRRISNVKVIIYDEAGKKIKSVSKSDFQDIANNPQGIFYSDNRVLVYSYTPAQYPYTVDFSYETDDENTVFIPDFVPFTSIKTSLEEAQFKIINTSGIELRTKIYPSKYNYASVVESGSANDKTYSYKNVPAIDDAFMIPQPIKILPAVNFALAKFSLAGKQGTLNNWTDFGTWIYNDLLVPVSASTSAIKAEVASLQLQGSVEDKVKKIYQYMQNKSRYIAVALGIGGWQPMMPDEVQKKGYGDCKGLTNYMKVLLNEAGIPSNYCIITSGRSQVSFDPEFPSMGGNHVILMVPTEKGNIWLENTSQQIAFNHLSYSTTDRNALAVTPKGIELINTPVYKAEQNKEKQVLRVNLNEDNSITGTGNFYYTGNQYDYNLRFANLNPKEKNDAVKANFDILNFEKVEMKNFNNDRDNAVITYDLDFKTNNFSKKAGNSLLFRSVPIFSDVIYKTDENRELPFEVNMSFEDEYEIAFILPMGYKVDETPDNSNITSEFGSYKLSFVKSDNQIKVTRKMQINKGLYPKEKYNDYISFRKKILNMDNSKILITKI; from the coding sequence ATGATGAAATTTTTAATTTTAGGGGCTTTGTCTACAGCCTCATTATATTTTGCACAAAGCTATCCTGCTTCTGCAATTCCTGAGAATTTAAAGAAAAATGCAAATGTTGTTATACGAAAAGATTTTACAACGGCTCAGATAAATAAAATTGATCAGATAAAATACCAGTATAATACGGTTACTACAGTTTTAAACAAAGACGGAAATGATCAGGCTGCAGCCTATATTCCTTATGATAAGTCAAGACGTATTTCAAATGTAAAAGTGATTATTTACGATGAAGCCGGAAAAAAGATTAAAAGTGTTTCAAAGTCTGATTTTCAGGATATAGCAAATAACCCTCAAGGAATTTTTTATTCAGATAACAGAGTTTTAGTATATTCTTATACACCGGCTCAATATCCTTATACGGTTGACTTTTCTTATGAGACTGACGATGAAAATACAGTTTTCATTCCTGATTTTGTACCCTTTACTTCTATCAAAACATCCCTGGAAGAAGCACAGTTTAAAATCATTAATACTTCAGGGATTGAACTGCGTACCAAGATCTATCCGTCAAAATACAACTATGCTTCCGTTGTAGAAAGTGGCAGCGCAAATGATAAAACGTATTCATACAAAAACGTACCTGCTATAGATGATGCTTTTATGATTCCGCAGCCCATTAAAATATTACCTGCAGTAAACTTTGCCCTGGCAAAATTCAGTTTGGCAGGAAAGCAGGGAACTTTGAATAACTGGACAGATTTCGGAACCTGGATTTATAATGATCTTCTGGTACCTGTTTCAGCTTCTACCTCTGCTATCAAGGCTGAAGTGGCCTCTTTACAACTGCAGGGATCTGTAGAAGATAAGGTGAAGAAAATTTATCAGTACATGCAGAACAAAAGCCGTTATATTGCTGTGGCATTAGGAATAGGTGGCTGGCAGCCTATGATGCCGGATGAGGTTCAGAAAAAAGGTTATGGAGACTGTAAGGGACTTACAAATTATATGAAAGTCCTTCTGAATGAGGCAGGGATTCCTTCCAATTATTGTATCATTACCTCGGGCCGTTCACAGGTTTCCTTTGATCCTGAATTTCCTTCTATGGGTGGAAACCATGTTATTCTGATGGTTCCGACTGAAAAAGGAAATATCTGGCTTGAAAATACTTCTCAGCAGATCGCTTTTAACCATTTAAGCTACAGTACAACTGATAGAAATGCGCTGGCCGTGACCCCAAAAGGAATCGAACTTATCAATACGCCGGTGTATAAAGCCGAGCAGAACAAAGAGAAGCAGGTATTGAGAGTTAATCTTAACGAGGATAACAGTATTACCGGAACAGGGAACTTTTACTATACAGGAAATCAGTATGATTATAATTTAAGGTTCGCAAATCTAAATCCAAAAGAGAAAAATGATGCGGTAAAAGCCAACTTTGACATTTTGAACTTTGAAAAAGTGGAAATGAAAAACTTCAACAACGACAGAGATAATGCTGTTATTACCTATGATCTTGATTTTAAAACGAATAATTTCTCTAAAAAAGCAGGAAACAGCCTTTTATTCAGATCTGTACCCATTTTTTCTGATGTTATTTATAAAACAGACGAGAACCGTGAACTTCCTTTTGAAGTCAATATGTCCTTTGAAGATGAATATGAAATTGCTTTTATTCTTCCTATGGGCTATAAAGTTGATGAAACTCCGGATAATTCAAACATCACTTCTGAATTCGGGTCCTACAAGCTAAGCTTTGTTAAAAGTGATAATCAGATAAAAGTGACAAGAAAAATGCAGATCAATAAAGGTCTGTACCCAAAAGAAAAATACAATGATTACATCAGTTTCAGAAAGAAAATTCTGAACATGGATAATTCAAAAATTTTAATAACAAAAATATAA
- a CDS encoding DUF3857 domain-containing protein, with product MKINTKIAVAVSCLVFNVFFTQHKFLSPPVFDEADLKKTNSLIEKDAPAEILYNSVRYNIMNDNSLEKEWYSKIKIYDKKRSEDWLNISIPLLTDESLSKFEVRIYNLSDNKVEKILIDKKEQLKENFTKGINIYKLALPNISDGSVIEYSYKVTSKNISNPVYFLEYNIPVVYQEYNLEYPDEPITYSFNSTGNVIKPKYHVSTTEDRLGALYNVFRFGYSDMKSMQKEKYVKDLDRFRGKIKPELKRFSTKYFTYSEFKDWNSLADKLYNFDDFGSFLKGNVKDVLPENIKTYYDPLGRADRIFNFVKENYKWNEKTGIMASQNLRQLIKTKSGNSADINLLLIMLLRDAGIEANPLLISTVDNGILNIISPNINNLNFVLTSVKINNQIYFYDATSFNSKVNMLPERDWNDFGILLEGKKGTSLSFSNTNISKKEMSIKAGIDLQNSLVKGIFTQKDSGMYAINSYDEFDISKDKYKQTFPLQYNIDGKNVEPKLLANGDFETQMTFSDTNLMDVIGDKIVINPIMFLNAEKELFDQSHERKHQIDFISAFNKEKRIELEIPENYKVLSLPKDKKMATDDQEISFLYKVETQGNKIIITSKMGVASQNYPKEYYPFFKQIWKTISETENQVISLVKK from the coding sequence ATGAAAATTAATACTAAAATTGCTGTAGCAGTGAGTTGTCTTGTGTTTAATGTATTTTTTACACAACATAAATTCCTCTCTCCACCTGTCTTTGATGAAGCTGATCTTAAGAAAACTAACTCACTGATAGAAAAAGATGCTCCTGCTGAGATTCTCTACAATAGTGTTCGATATAATATCATGAATGATAATTCTTTGGAGAAAGAATGGTATTCAAAAATTAAAATCTATGATAAAAAGCGTTCCGAAGATTGGCTTAATATAAGCATCCCTCTTCTTACCGATGAATCTCTGAGTAAGTTTGAAGTCAGAATATATAATTTATCCGATAATAAAGTCGAAAAAATCTTAATTGATAAAAAAGAGCAATTAAAAGAGAATTTTACAAAAGGAATAAATATTTATAAGCTTGCCTTACCTAATATTTCAGACGGATCTGTGATAGAATACAGCTATAAAGTGACAAGTAAGAATATATCCAATCCTGTATATTTTCTGGAGTACAATATTCCCGTTGTTTATCAGGAATATAATTTGGAATACCCAGACGAGCCTATTACTTATTCTTTCAACAGTACAGGAAACGTTATCAAACCAAAATATCATGTCTCCACTACTGAGGATCGTTTAGGAGCTTTGTATAATGTTTTCAGATTCGGATATTCGGATATGAAATCTATGCAGAAGGAAAAATATGTAAAAGATTTGGATAGATTCAGGGGGAAAATTAAACCTGAACTTAAAAGATTTTCAACCAAATATTTTACTTATAGTGAGTTTAAAGATTGGAACAGTCTTGCAGACAAGCTTTATAACTTTGATGATTTTGGAAGTTTTTTAAAAGGGAATGTGAAAGATGTTCTTCCTGAGAATATTAAGACATATTATGATCCTTTAGGAAGAGCAGATAGAATTTTCAATTTTGTCAAAGAAAATTATAAGTGGAACGAGAAGACGGGAATAATGGCTTCCCAAAACTTAAGACAACTTATAAAAACAAAATCTGGAAATAGTGCAGATATTAATCTTCTTTTGATTATGCTTTTAAGAGATGCCGGAATTGAAGCTAATCCTCTTTTGATTTCTACAGTTGATAATGGTATTTTAAATATTATTTCGCCTAATATTAATAATTTGAATTTTGTATTAACATCAGTTAAAATTAATAATCAGATTTATTTTTATGATGCGACTTCCTTTAATTCTAAGGTGAATATGTTACCGGAGAGGGATTGGAATGATTTCGGAATTTTGCTGGAAGGAAAAAAAGGAACCTCTCTTTCATTCTCCAATACTAATATAAGTAAAAAAGAGATGTCTATTAAAGCCGGCATAGACCTGCAAAACTCTTTAGTGAAAGGAATATTCACACAAAAGGATAGCGGGATGTATGCAATAAACTCTTATGATGAATTTGATATAAGTAAGGATAAATATAAACAAACGTTTCCTTTGCAATATAATATAGATGGGAAAAATGTGGAACCAAAGCTCTTGGCCAATGGTGATTTTGAGACTCAGATGACATTTTCCGATACGAATTTGATGGATGTAATTGGAGACAAAATAGTGATCAACCCAATCATGTTTTTAAATGCTGAAAAAGAATTGTTTGATCAGTCCCACGAAAGAAAACATCAAATTGATTTTATTTCAGCTTTTAATAAAGAAAAAAGAATAGAATTGGAAATTCCTGAAAATTATAAAGTTTTGAGCCTTCCAAAAGATAAAAAGATGGCTACAGATGACCAGGAAATATCTTTTTTATACAAGGTTGAAACGCAAGGTAACAAAATAATAATAACTTCAAAAATGGGGGTTGCCAGCCAAAATTATCCTAAAGAATACTACCCGTTTTTTAAACAAATCTGGAAAACAATCTCTGAAACGGAAAATCAGGTGATTAGTTTAGTAAAAAAATAA
- a CDS encoding DUF3857 domain-containing protein, whose translation MKKLIVLVLCSANTIMINAQKKYEFLNPPKFNDADLSKPKSLLDENAPAEILYKSAYFMVDANTGNLHKRYYYRVKIYDKDKAEDWLNLEIPIYNVGTNRESLGKFKAFTYNLENGNTVPVKVEKSSQYRSKENKYVTLTKFAFPSVKNGSVLEYQYEIISPFRFMIPEVLIESDTPSLNTEYVFDTPINMSYNVNYTGGISPKYREMEERNLYGAQYKTFRFAYENLKGFKTEKFVRNDRNFRTKISAELNSTNFGELKLYSSSWDQIGKRLYESDDFGGELKRTKLAKENMPAGVSEMKTDLEKANAIFSYVQKTFTWNKDKGIYTEDGIKKLLETKVGNAAEINLFLVMMLREAGLKADPLVISTVENGLINLVSPNISNMNFVLASINIDNQLHIYDATSKQSSLDEIPLKNWNQYGILVTKEKTLQIQMANIKSSNTFLTVNGKINDDGSISGTYSDRDTGAYAMYVKDSYDDNAEKYKKQYKENFSMDFTDIDSKVLENGDFESSMKFSSMNLIDRVGKKMIINPMLFLNKNSNEFDQTEVRQYPIDFGSPITKVKKVILEIPEGYVIEEMPKEKRIVTEDKEIAYTYSVEQKGNKLEVTTTTKVSSSDYPKEYYPAFKQIWGVASKFENQVISLVKK comes from the coding sequence ATGAAAAAACTAATAGTATTGGTCCTTTGCTCTGCCAATACCATAATGATTAATGCTCAGAAAAAATACGAATTTCTGAATCCTCCGAAATTTAATGATGCAGATTTGTCTAAGCCAAAATCGTTACTGGATGAAAATGCTCCTGCAGAAATTCTGTATAAATCCGCTTACTTTATGGTGGATGCAAATACAGGGAATCTGCACAAAAGATATTATTACAGAGTTAAGATTTATGATAAAGATAAGGCTGAAGACTGGCTGAATCTTGAAATCCCTATTTATAATGTTGGAACGAACAGAGAATCACTGGGTAAATTCAAGGCTTTTACATACAATCTTGAAAACGGAAACACAGTTCCGGTGAAAGTGGAAAAAAGTTCACAATATAGAAGTAAGGAGAATAAATATGTTACTCTGACAAAATTTGCTTTTCCAAGTGTGAAAAATGGATCAGTTTTAGAATATCAGTATGAAATTATATCTCCGTTCCGGTTTATGATTCCAGAGGTATTGATAGAATCTGACACTCCTTCACTGAACACAGAATATGTTTTTGATACACCTATTAATATGTCATATAATGTAAACTATACCGGAGGGATTTCACCTAAATACAGGGAAATGGAGGAAAGGAACCTGTATGGTGCCCAGTATAAAACCTTCAGATTTGCTTATGAAAACCTAAAAGGCTTTAAAACTGAAAAGTTTGTAAGAAATGACAGAAACTTCAGGACGAAAATCAGTGCAGAGTTGAACTCTACTAATTTTGGTGAGCTTAAACTCTATTCATCATCATGGGATCAGATTGGGAAAAGACTTTATGAAAGCGATGATTTTGGAGGAGAGCTGAAGCGAACAAAACTGGCAAAAGAAAACATGCCGGCAGGAGTTTCAGAAATGAAAACCGATCTCGAAAAGGCAAATGCTATTTTTTCTTACGTCCAGAAGACTTTTACCTGGAATAAAGATAAAGGGATTTATACAGAAGATGGTATCAAAAAATTGTTGGAAACCAAAGTAGGGAATGCAGCAGAAATCAACCTTTTTCTGGTAATGATGCTTCGCGAGGCGGGCCTTAAAGCTGATCCGTTGGTAATTTCTACCGTGGAAAATGGATTGATTAATTTGGTGTCGCCCAATATTTCCAACATGAATTTTGTATTGGCTTCAATTAATATTGATAACCAGCTGCATATTTATGATGCTACCTCAAAACAATCTTCTCTGGATGAAATACCTCTTAAAAACTGGAATCAATATGGAATTTTGGTCACTAAGGAAAAGACTCTGCAGATTCAAATGGCGAATATAAAATCCAGCAATACTTTCCTTACCGTGAATGGTAAGATCAATGATGACGGGAGTATTTCCGGAACTTATTCAGACAGAGATACGGGTGCCTATGCGATGTATGTGAAAGACAGCTATGATGACAACGCAGAAAAATATAAAAAGCAATATAAAGAAAACTTTTCTATGGACTTTACGGATATTGATTCAAAAGTTTTGGAAAATGGAGATTTTGAAAGCAGTATGAAATTCTCTTCAATGAACCTTATTGATAGAGTAGGAAAGAAAATGATCATCAATCCAATGTTGTTTTTAAATAAAAATTCCAATGAATTTGATCAGACGGAAGTAAGACAATATCCCATTGATTTTGGATCGCCTATCACCAAAGTGAAAAAAGTTATTCTCGAAATTCCTGAAGGATATGTAATTGAGGAAATGCCTAAAGAAAAAAGAATCGTTACAGAAGATAAAGAAATAGCATATACCTATTCTGTAGAACAAAAAGGAAATAAACTGGAAGTAACTACCACAACAAAAGTCAGCAGTTCAGATTATCCGAAAGAATATTACCCTGCATTTAAACAAATCTGGGGAGTAGCTTCTAAGTTTGAAAATCAGGTAATAAGCCTTGTTAAGAAGTAA
- a CDS encoding diacylglycerol/lipid kinase family protein, with amino-acid sequence MLPDQEAFFNFAVMEKVAFIINPFSAKKNYQPFLNELKTKVNNPLYYVSESIPGTDEFIQAHFEEVDIFVAIGGDGTISTVAKNLINTEKILAIFPAGSGNGFSNETQFSKNLDELLEKIKIKNSRKIDTFTVNDRLSINVSGTGFDGKVVKEFEKTSRGFKNYIKVSLKTFFNYKPIKVKFFDEEYQQYNGRYLMMNIANTRQFGNNAYIAPKASKSDGLVDMVLVKKFPLTYSALFAFRMFTKRLKDDEYVTYLPVSEISFKVNTKNWHLDGEFNKIKSPVHVKVQPASLSILV; translated from the coding sequence ATGCTTCCAGATCAGGAAGCATTTTTTAATTTTGCGGTAATGGAAAAAGTAGCTTTTATTATCAACCCTTTTTCGGCCAAAAAAAACTATCAGCCGTTTTTGAACGAACTTAAAACAAAGGTAAACAACCCGTTGTATTATGTATCAGAATCTATTCCCGGAACAGATGAGTTTATCCAGGCCCATTTTGAAGAAGTGGATATTTTTGTGGCCATTGGAGGGGATGGAACCATTTCTACAGTAGCCAAAAATCTGATTAATACAGAAAAAATTCTGGCTATTTTTCCGGCGGGTTCAGGAAACGGATTTTCTAATGAAACCCAGTTCAGCAAAAATCTGGATGAACTTTTAGAAAAAATAAAAATCAAAAATTCCCGAAAGATTGATACTTTTACGGTGAACGACAGGTTGTCTATCAATGTTTCAGGAACAGGATTTGACGGTAAAGTTGTTAAGGAATTTGAAAAAACAAGCCGTGGATTCAAAAACTATATCAAAGTTTCCCTGAAAACCTTCTTCAACTACAAACCCATCAAAGTAAAGTTTTTTGATGAAGAATACCAACAGTACAATGGGCGTTATCTGATGATGAATATTGCCAATACCCGTCAGTTTGGCAACAACGCTTACATTGCTCCGAAAGCAAGCAAAAGTGATGGCCTGGTAGATATGGTTTTGGTGAAAAAATTTCCTCTGACCTATTCTGCGCTGTTTGCTTTCAGAATGTTCACCAAAAGACTGAAAGATGATGAATATGTCACTTATCTTCCGGTTTCCGAAATATCATTTAAAGTCAATACCAAAAACTGGCACCTGGACGGTGAATTCAATAAGATCAAATCACCGGTTCATGTGAAAGTACAGCCAGCGAGTTTGAGTATTTTGGTTTAA